Proteins encoded in a region of the Sander lucioperca isolate FBNREF2018 chromosome 4, SLUC_FBN_1.2, whole genome shotgun sequence genome:
- the LOC116045764 gene encoding von Willebrand factor A domain-containing protein 7-like, whose protein sequence is MPSVLGIALLSLVLSGPTVAFVPNGGGASNHVSITGKALLKKVTETCRAVAEAAHHEFKPTGSSPEELVQACLGPTATGLVSGAKFHSALQEIYNQNGLVDRDFINSAPHHFNSEAFLEGRALITEGMAAIKANIRKQNFQAARETLGRVLHTLQDFYSHSNWVELGYKEPYINLIRPDLPLEDLADVNTPTCKDCPSGTCTNSILSSILQERKLTSGYMGIFSAAKPKGKCSHGGATDLTSTTVPRGGISKDERRSDNVALHNVAVNAATEASLQLLQDIRLAAGDDEFLRMMGIARSSVVCFVIDTTGSMADDIAEARATVNEIIDSKKGTQDEPSEYILVPFNDPAFGPPFKTTDPNKMKEEVAKLTATGGGDVPEMCLSGLQLALTNAPASSNIYVFTDATAKDIALKDTIVALIRSSKSTVSFLISAGGGRRRRSLSAASSFEDYIELALASGGQAIQVSKAQLPEATDVIIDTSTSALVTVLQRARNPGKQETFPFMLDESLKNITVYLTGTSISFILTNPAGVSQSSNEATGKLGTIKTVGNLRRIRFTADIQTGTWKININSNQPYTLKVTGQSTITFIYEFVERFGGPHPGYAVLSGRPQAGQPATLMLSVMGRKGPSSMTIGNVALVTVSGPETVKNSTTTDMGNGEILATVDVVPEGEFVVSLKGTDKESNSEFQRQSTTQMSISKVNIQAVVDSSVEPGKAFTLPFSVMTQVSGGQYSISARNDRNFLMNYPTSLTLTTGQYANTTITITPPADTSSGTDVTLTLDAKSSDGIDSNYVVLRFSVVSKITDFVQPLCKVVNVQADECPQDVSQCEPFQWEFAATLSDGNGTGIESISLRQGSGNLTTTSLSDPIVQANYTASCCSQIVEFVAVDKVGNVGKCHHSIVRSAGSPALTVSLPLWLCLLVSAFVTRF, encoded by the exons ATGCCTTCAGTGCTGGGCATAGCCCTGCTGTCTCTGGTCCTATCAGGGCCCACAGTGGCCTTTGTCCCCAATGGGGGTGGGGCGTCCAATCATGTCAGCATTACAGGAAAGGCtctattgaaaaaagtgacggAGACATGTCGTGCGGTGGCTGAGGCGGCTCATCATGAGTTCAAACCCACG GGTTCGTCTCCTGAAGAGCTGGTCCAGGCCTGTCTAGGTCCCACAGCAACAGGACTAGTGTCCGGTGCCAAGTTTCATTCTGCCCTTCAAGAGATCTACAACCAGAACGGACTGGTAGACCGCgactttattaacag TGCTCCACACCACTTCAACTCAGAGGCCTTTCTGGAGGGACGTGCCCTAATCACTGAGGGTATGGCGGCCATAAAGGCTAACATTCGCAAGCAGAACTTCCAGGCCGCCAGGGAAACACTGGGCCGAGTCCTTCATACATTACAG GACTTCTACAGCCACAGTAATTGGGTGGAGCTAGGATACAAAGAGCCATACATCAATCTCATACGcccagaccttcctctggaAGAcctggcag atGTCAACACTCCCACCTGTAAGGACTGTCCCAGTGGAACATGCACCAattccatcctctccagcaTCCTGCAGGAGAGGAAACTCACGTCAGGCTACATGGGAATCTTCTCTGCTGCCAAGCCCAAAG GTAAATGCAGCCATGGCGGTGCAACTGACCTGACTAGCACAACAGTTCCTCGTGGAGGCATCAGCAAAGATGAGCGCCGCTCGGACAACGTGGCCCTCCACAATGTTGCTGTAAATGCAGCCACGGAGGCCAGCCTCCAGCTGCTGCAGGACATCCGGTTAGCTGCCGGGGACGACGAATTTTTGAG AATGATGGGGATCGCTCGCTCATCTGTCGTGTGCTTTGTTATTGACACCACTGGCAGTATGGCAGATGACATTGCTGAAGCCAGGGCGACTGTTAACGAAATCATTGACAGCAAAAAAGGAACACAGGACGAGCCATCTGAGTACATTCTGGTGCCTTTCAATGACCCCG CATTTGGACCACCGTTCAAGACAACAGACCCCAATAAGATGAAAGAAGAAGTGGCTAAGCTCACAGCCACAGGAGGTGGTGATGTCCCTGAGATGTGCCTGTCCGGACTTCAG TTGGCTCTGACCAATGCCCCTGCCTCCTCCAACATCTATGTTTTCACTGATGCTACAGCCAAAGACATCGCCCTCAAGGACACTATTGTTGCTCTCATCAGGAGCTCCAAGTCGACG GTGTCATTCTTGATTTCCGCAGGTGGTGGTAGGCGCCGGCGTTCCCTCAGCGCTGCCTCTTCCTTCGAAGACTACATTGAGCTGGCGTTGGCCTCTGGAGGCCAGGCCATCCAGGTGTCTAAGGCGCAGTTGCCTGAGGCCACAGATGTCATCATTGACACCTCCACTTCAGCTCTG GTGACAGTTCTTCAACGAGCAAGGAACCCTGGGAAGCAGGAGACCTTCCCCTTCATGTTGGATGAATCTCTAAAGAATATCACTGTCTACCTCACAGGGACATCCATTAGCTTTATACTAACCAACCCTGCAG GTGTGAGCCAGAGCAGCAATGAGGCCACCGGTAAACTGGGGACCATAAAAACAGTGGGCAACCTGAGGAGAATCCGTTTTACCGCTGACATACAGACAGGAACCTGGAAGATCAACATCAACTCCAACCAACCATACACACTGAAAGTCACAG GCCAGAGTACTATTACCTTCATCTATGAGTTTGTCGAAAGATTCGGCGGACCTCACCCAGGTTATGCAGTACTCAGTGGGCGTCCACAAGCAG GCCAGCcagccactctgatgctctcaGTAATGGGTCGGAAAGGGCCGTCCTCGATGACCATAGGGAATGTTGCCCTAGTTACTGTGTCTGGTCCTGAGACTGTTAAAAATAGCACAACGACTGACATGGGCAACGGAGAAATCCTGGCGACTGTTGATGTAGTCCCTGAGGGGGAGTTTGTGGTCTCTCTGAAAGGAACTGACAAAGAGTCAAACAGTGAATTCCAGAGGCAGTCCACCACCCAGATGTCCATCTCCAAAGTGAATATCCAG GCCGTGGTAGACAGCAGTGTGGAGCCAGGAAAAGCTTTCACGCTCCCCTTCAGTGTCATGACCCAGGTCTCTGGTGGTCAATACTCCATCAGCGCCAGAAATGACAGAAACTTCCTAATGAACTACCCAACCAG TCTCACCCTGACAACTGGACAGTATGCTAATACTACTATTACCATTACGCCACCTGCCGACACGTCATCAGGCACTGATGTCACTCTGACTCTGGATGCTAAGTCGTCCGATGGCATTGACTCCAATTACGTCGTTTTGAGATTCTCTGTTGTTTCCAAG ATAACCGATTTTGTTCAGCCTTTGTGTAAAGTGGTCAATGTGCAAGCTGATGAATGCCCTCAAGACGTGTCTCAGTGTGAACCTTTCCAGTGGGAGTTTGCGGCCACCCTTAGTGACGGAAACGGCACGGGGATAGAGAGCATTTCCCTGCGCCAGGGCAGTGGCAACCTCACAACAACCTCCCTGAGTGATCCCATCGTTCAGGCCAACTACACAGCCTCCTGCTGCTCGCAGATAGTTGAGTTCGTAGCTGTAGATAAAGTTGGAAATGTGGGAAAGTGCCATCATTCCATTGTAAGGTCTGCTGGATCTCCTGCTTTAACTGTATCGCTTCCACTGTGGTTGTGCCTGCTGGTATCTGCCTTTGTAACAAGGTTTTAA